From the Clostridium sp. Marseille-P299 genome, the window CATAACAGGTTCTTGTGGAAAATGTCCTGCAAAAAATGGTTCATTATAGCTAACACATTTTTTACCAATTGCTCTCACCCCAGGAACTAACTCTTCAATACGATCTATAAGTAAAAATGGGCTACGATGTGGAATAATTTTCATAATTTCTTCAATTGTTAACATATCTTTTTTCTCCTTTGTTCTATAATGGGCGAACTTTTACTAGCTGATCTCCAAAGCCTACCATTGCCTTGTTTTCAACTAATATAGCTTCCACTACACCATCAAATGGTGATTCAATTTCATTCATTAGTTTCATTGCCTCAACGATTCCAATTACTTGCCCCTTCTTTATCGTTTCACCAACTGTAATAAATGGCTCTCCATCTTCTACACCAGATGCGTAAAAAGTACCTACCATTGGAGAAGTTATTATATTACAACACTCTTCTTTTGGTTCTTCTACTATATTATTTTGAATTCTTGTAAGTGGAAATTCTTGATTTGGAATCATTGTAATTTCCCCTTCGCATTTTGCCTCAAAGCTTAATTTTGTTTCCCCATCTTCATAAGTAAAGGCGCTTAATCTTGACTTTGAGACAGCATCAATTAATGTAAGAATATCTTTTATTTCCATATTTCCTTCCATTCCGCCGCCTTTTGCAGCATACTTACTGTACTTTTTTAATTAAAAGACTTGCGTTATGTCCGCCAAATCCTAACGAATTACTAATCGCATAATTTACAACTTTATCTGTTCTAGCCTCCTTAGTATAATCTAAGTCAAGCTCTTCATCCGGTACTTGATATCCAGCAGTTGCATGGATAAAGTTTTC encodes:
- a CDS encoding acetyl-CoA carboxylase biotin carboxyl carrier protein, translating into MEIKDILTLIDAVSKSRLSAFTYEDGETKLSFEAKCEGEITMIPNQEFPLTRIQNNIVEEPKEECCNIITSPMVGTFYASGVEDGEPFITVGETIKKGQVIGIVEAMKLMNEIESPFDGVVEAILVENKAMVGFGDQLVKVRPL